The following are encoded together in the Magnetospirillum gryphiswaldense MSR-1 v2 genome:
- a CDS encoding putative bifunctional diguanylate cyclase/phosphodiesterase codes for MQQRLAELERENAELRLFRAAFDMAAEAVAVCGPDWRLLVVNPAFTAITGFLPEEVCGRHAEMLYASLGDGTFLVEVDEHLRRGSSWEGEVWSRRKTGEPYRQSLSVACEHDMRGGPSRHVLMFRDVSEARDNAEKLWRHSNYDTLTELPNRGLLLDRLLQALVLAGRENCRAALLFIGLDGFKTINDTLGMTVGDMVLRESALRFGRCLRKGDTLGRFGGDEFIAVLPHIDTIDEVEAVVRTILESLQEPLLIEANQILLSCSIGISLWPGDGEDVETLMRNSSSALEHAKAAGRGTFRFFTPTMDARAQARSRLAGELSEALEHNEFSLVFQPVVNLADGSVGGAEALLRWQNRYIGAVNPDQFVPLAEEMGLILPIGEWLTLAACREAKAWQQAGLGDLRIAINVSPRQVQQTDIATTLRRALDESGLSPRLVTVEITESLILNSGTEIIRKLERVRDLGARIAVDDFGTGYASLSYLKHFPVDILKIDRSFVSEALNNADDARLIEAIIALGHSLGMKVVGEGVETRQQQAFLVERGCDLAQGYRFSPPLSAERFRDFVRNFEPQQP; via the coding sequence GTGCAGCAAAGGCTGGCCGAGCTTGAGCGGGAAAATGCCGAATTGCGCTTGTTCCGGGCGGCGTTCGACATGGCGGCCGAAGCGGTGGCAGTCTGCGGTCCCGACTGGCGGCTTCTGGTGGTCAATCCGGCCTTTACCGCCATCACCGGCTTTCTGCCCGAGGAAGTGTGCGGCCGTCACGCCGAGATGCTGTATGCGTCCTTGGGCGACGGTACCTTTTTGGTGGAAGTGGACGAGCATCTGCGCCGGGGCAGTTCTTGGGAAGGCGAAGTGTGGAGCCGGCGCAAGACCGGTGAACCTTACCGCCAAAGCCTGTCGGTGGCCTGTGAGCACGATATGCGCGGTGGTCCCAGCCGCCATGTGCTGATGTTCCGCGATGTCAGCGAAGCCCGGGACAATGCCGAGAAGCTGTGGCGGCACAGCAATTACGACACCCTGACCGAGCTGCCCAATCGCGGCCTGCTGCTGGACCGCCTGTTGCAGGCCTTGGTTCTGGCGGGGCGTGAAAATTGCCGCGCTGCCTTATTGTTCATCGGTCTGGATGGGTTCAAGACCATCAACGACACCCTGGGCATGACCGTGGGCGATATGGTGTTGCGCGAAAGCGCCCTGCGCTTTGGCCGTTGTTTGCGCAAGGGCGACACCTTGGGCCGCTTCGGCGGCGACGAATTCATCGCCGTGCTGCCTCATATCGACACCATCGACGAGGTCGAGGCGGTGGTGCGCACCATCTTGGAATCGTTGCAAGAGCCCTTGCTGATCGAGGCCAACCAGATTTTGCTGTCGTGTTCCATCGGCATCAGCCTGTGGCCCGGCGATGGCGAGGATGTGGAAACCCTGATGCGCAATTCGTCGTCGGCGTTGGAGCACGCCAAGGCGGCGGGGCGCGGCACGTTCCGCTTTTTCACCCCCACCATGGATGCCCGGGCTCAGGCGCGGTCACGGCTGGCCGGCGAATTGTCCGAGGCGCTCGAACACAACGAATTCTCGCTGGTCTTCCAACCGGTGGTCAATCTGGCCGATGGCAGCGTCGGCGGGGCCGAGGCCTTGCTGCGTTGGCAAAACCGCTATATCGGCGCTGTCAATCCCGACCAGTTCGTGCCCTTGGCCGAGGAAATGGGGCTGATCCTGCCCATCGGCGAATGGCTGACCCTGGCCGCCTGCCGTGAGGCCAAGGCCTGGCAACAGGCCGGCCTGGGTGATTTGCGCATCGCCATCAACGTTTCACCGCGTCAGGTGCAGCAGACGGATATCGCCACCACCTTGCGCCGGGCCTTGGACGAAAGCGGGTTGTCGCCACGATTGGTGACGGTGGAGATCACCGAAAGCCTGATCCTCAATTCCGGCACGGAAATCATCCGCAAGCTCGAGCGGGTGCGTGATCTGGGGGCACGCATCGCCGTCGACGATTTCGGCACCGGCTATGCCTCGCTGTCGTATCTGAAGCATTTTCCCGTCGATATCTTGAAGATCGACCGCTCATTCGTCTCTGAGGCGCTCAATAACGCCGATGATGCCCGTCTGATCGAGGCCATCATCGCCCTGGGCCATTCGCTGGGCATGAAGGTGGTGGGCGAGGGGGTGGAAACCCGCCAGCAACAGGCTTTTCTGGTCGAGCGCGGCTGCGATCTGGCCCAGGGCTATCGCTTTTCGCCGCCCCTGTCGGCCGAGCGGTTCCGCGATTTCGTCCGTAACTTCGAGCCCCAGCAACCGTAA
- a CDS encoding response regulator, which yields MVLVAVLVPGLSRAATPQAEPRAEHGVIDLRGVDFARVGPVDLAGTWGIVQGSDSSRAFAWTVDSYIQQPGPWNALYPGTGNAALVLRVLLPESAPPLVLAIPDINSAWRLHVDGVLVRSLGQLGLDAGAEVPVLERVLVPLPLGRHFVDLVFEISNHNHFEGGITRAVRLGPAEVLALEAERLTALPLAAFGALLMVSFMALAFYAGGKRDPAFLVFALFTALVAARTFSSAQLYVLIGHEMRADHWYLPVAYMTLFVFPGLYFAFLRELLPDETPRPLAWGGYGLSALMGAVTLLTEPAFYTGFRDIFMLLNLVVPLVGVMLVGWAMRRRRLGARWLMAGSLILAVALINDILHYARIITSTDLVSVGFAAFATCYFAALALRMFRAERLASERLAVLNRDLERLVEARTASLADALTVAEQASRAKSEFLAVMSHEIRTPLHGWAGLTELLAQTQLDEQQRKYVRLLRRTAEQLSRLIGNILDLAGMETGRIELRPQPVLVAELAEEMAALVRGQAGDRGQGFTLNRDLALPVGVVADESAILQVLRTLLDRFGTGPGEMVLGLSAARPHLLVTVSGPGRQDVESSGDSDIGQSLCQNLLTAMDGTLSIRRRDGQLEASVRLPLSEAVPPAPKRRERPSHVRVLLADDVELNRLVLRGFLTGIGWSVDEAADGRQALAKAENGGYDLIVLDLRMPVMDGFAAARAIRQHERDTGAPPIPLVALSAGAAAADRRQAELAGFTIFLAKPIGPDALVANLSALLPDNILPPPPLPPAGLEGLMPAFLAEMDKDAALLQDMQAGDRLVLAEHVHAMRGKCGMFGENRLFEILTKLESEAVAATQQEISTQVSDAVERVRQLRQYQ from the coding sequence ATGGTTCTGGTTGCTGTCTTGGTGCCTGGACTTTCCCGGGCGGCCACGCCCCAGGCCGAGCCTCGGGCCGAGCATGGCGTCATCGATTTACGCGGCGTTGATTTCGCCCGCGTGGGGCCGGTCGATCTGGCCGGCACCTGGGGTATCGTCCAGGGCTCGGATTCGTCACGGGCTTTCGCCTGGACGGTGGATTCCTACATCCAGCAACCGGGGCCGTGGAACGCTCTTTATCCCGGCACTGGCAACGCGGCCCTGGTCTTGCGCGTGCTGCTGCCGGAAAGTGCCCCGCCCCTGGTGCTGGCCATCCCCGACATCAACAGCGCCTGGCGCCTGCATGTGGATGGCGTGCTGGTGCGGTCCTTGGGCCAATTGGGCCTGGATGCCGGGGCGGAAGTGCCGGTGCTGGAACGGGTGCTGGTGCCGCTGCCGTTGGGCCGGCATTTCGTCGATCTGGTCTTCGAGATTTCCAACCATAATCATTTTGAAGGCGGGATTACCCGCGCCGTCCGCTTAGGTCCGGCCGAGGTGCTGGCGCTCGAGGCGGAACGGCTGACCGCCCTGCCATTGGCCGCCTTCGGCGCGTTGCTGATGGTGAGTTTCATGGCCCTGGCCTTTTATGCCGGCGGCAAGCGTGACCCGGCTTTTCTGGTGTTTGCCCTGTTCACGGCGCTGGTGGCGGCGCGGACGTTTTCCTCGGCCCAGCTTTATGTTCTGATCGGTCATGAAATGCGGGCCGATCATTGGTATCTGCCGGTCGCCTATATGACGCTTTTCGTGTTCCCCGGCTTGTATTTCGCCTTCTTGCGCGAGTTGCTGCCGGACGAAACGCCACGTCCGCTGGCTTGGGGCGGATACGGGCTATCGGCGCTGATGGGGGCGGTGACCCTGTTGACCGAGCCGGCCTTCTACACCGGCTTCCGCGATATTTTCATGCTGCTTAACCTGGTGGTGCCGCTGGTCGGGGTCATGCTGGTGGGTTGGGCCATGCGCCGCCGCCGGCTGGGGGCCAGATGGCTGATGGCCGGCTCGTTGATACTGGCTGTCGCCCTGATCAACGACATTTTGCATTATGCCCGCATCATCACCTCGACCGATCTGGTGTCGGTTGGGTTCGCCGCTTTCGCCACCTGTTATTTTGCCGCCTTGGCGCTGCGTATGTTCCGGGCTGAACGTTTGGCGTCGGAACGGCTGGCGGTGCTCAATCGCGACCTGGAACGATTGGTGGAGGCGCGTACCGCATCGCTGGCCGATGCCTTGACGGTGGCCGAGCAGGCCTCACGGGCCAAGTCGGAATTTCTGGCGGTGATGAGCCACGAGATCCGCACGCCGCTACATGGCTGGGCCGGGCTGACCGAATTGCTGGCACAGACGCAACTGGATGAACAACAGCGTAAATATGTCCGCCTGCTGCGGCGCACCGCCGAGCAATTGTCGCGGCTGATCGGCAACATCCTGGATCTGGCCGGTATGGAAACCGGCCGCATCGAGTTGCGCCCGCAACCGGTTCTGGTGGCGGAACTGGCCGAGGAAATGGCGGCTTTGGTGCGCGGTCAGGCCGGGGATCGCGGCCAGGGGTTTACCCTTAACCGGGATTTGGCCTTGCCGGTGGGGGTGGTTGCCGACGAATCGGCCATCTTGCAGGTGCTGCGCACCTTGCTTGACCGCTTCGGCACCGGACCGGGCGAGATGGTGCTGGGCTTAAGCGCGGCACGACCCCATCTGCTGGTGACCGTGTCGGGGCCGGGGCGCCAGGATGTGGAAAGCAGCGGCGACAGCGATATCGGCCAGTCCCTGTGTCAGAACCTGCTGACCGCCATGGACGGGACCCTCTCCATCCGCCGCCGCGACGGCCAGTTGGAGGCCTCGGTTCGCCTGCCCTTGAGCGAGGCGGTGCCGCCCGCCCCCAAACGGCGCGAACGGCCCAGCCATGTCCGGGTATTGCTGGCCGATGACGTGGAACTGAACCGTCTGGTCTTGCGCGGCTTTTTGACCGGCATCGGCTGGAGCGTCGATGAAGCCGCCGATGGCCGTCAGGCCCTGGCCAAGGCTGAAAATGGCGGCTATGACCTGATCGTGCTGGATCTGCGCATGCCGGTGATGGACGGCTTTGCCGCCGCCCGCGCCATCCGCCAGCACGAGCGCGATACCGGCGCGCCGCCCATTCCGCTGGTGGCGCTGTCGGCGGGGGCCGCCGCCGCCGACCGTCGTCAGGCCGAATTGGCCGGTTTCACCATCTTCCTGGCCAAGCCCATCGGTCCTGACGCCCTGGTGGCCAATCTATCGGCCTTGCTGCCCGACAATATTCTGCCGCCACCGCCGTTGCCGCCGGCGGGGCTGGAAGGGCTGATGCCGGCCTTTCTGGCGGAAATGGACAAGGATGCAGCTCTGCTTCAGGACATGCAGGCGGGGGATCGCCTTGTCTTGGCCGAACATGTCCATGCCATGCGCGGCAAGTGCGGCATGTTTGGGGAAAACCGACTGTTCGAGATTTTGACCAAGCTGGAGAGCGAAGCCGTTGCCGCGACGCAGCAAGAAATTTCCACTCAGGTGAGTGATGCGGTTGAACGGGTCAGGCAACTGCGCCAATATCAGTGA
- a CDS encoding RrF2 family transcriptional regulator, whose product MKITQFTDYSLRLLIYLSMRREGVSTVREISEFYSISSEHLKKIVRRLSELGHIRTVRGKHGGLMLAREPDQINLGELLRQSENLNLVPCHDSGDTCPIFGCKLRSVIEDARDAFLAAFDGKTLADIQPDTLPPSVHRQP is encoded by the coding sequence ATGAAAATAACTCAATTCACCGATTACTCTCTGCGGTTGCTGATATATTTATCAATGCGGCGCGAGGGGGTGTCCACTGTGCGCGAGATTTCCGAGTTTTATTCCATTTCCTCGGAACACCTGAAAAAGATCGTCCGCCGCCTGTCCGAACTGGGGCATATCCGCACCGTGCGCGGCAAGCATGGCGGATTGATGCTGGCGCGCGAGCCCGACCAGATCAATCTGGGCGAATTGCTGCGGCAATCGGAAAATCTTAATCTGGTGCCGTGTCACGATAGCGGCGATACCTGCCCCATCTTCGGCTGCAAGCTGCGCTCGGTGATCGAGGATGCCCGCGACGCCTTTCTGGCGGCGTTCGACGGCAAGACTTTGGCCGATATCCAGCCCGACACTCTGCCGCCCTCAGTCCACCGGCAGCCATAA